GATCGCGTAGAGCGCGCTCTTGTTGGAGAGCGGCACATTCCCGCTTTCGGCCAGCGACAGGAAATCCGTCTCCTTGAAGGGAAAGCGGCTTCCACGGCGAACGATCCGGACCCCTTGCGGCGTGACGACCGAGTCGCCCGGCCGCAGGGTCGAGTCCGTCAGCAGCGCGCGGGTCGCGGCGGCGGCGGTCGCCTCGGTCTGGCAGGAGCAGCTCTTGGCGCGGGAGTCGTTCAGATCCAGACGGGCGAGAAGCGCCGCATAGGTTTCGCCGCTCTTCGCCGCCTTGGCCTCGTCCACCTTGTCGGACCCTTCCGGGAAGACGAACAGCGTCGATTGCGCGCCGGGGCAAAGCTTCTCGCAGCTCGCCTGCTGGGCCGCGAGCTGCGAGGCGCGCGAGACCGCAAGAGCGGGGAAATAATAGCCGTCGCAGGCGCGCACGCAGACGGCGCGCCGGCTCACGCCGCCGACGGCGCCGCTCGAGGCCGCCACCTTGAAGCTGGCGTTGCGCGTGGGGGACAGCGCTTCCACCGCGCCGCCGCGCCGCTGCTCGACAGGCGCCGCGCGGCGGGCCAGGGCGAATTTTCGCCGCTCGACGAGTTGTCTGCGCGCCTGGGCGTAATGCGCGCGGGCCTTCCTGGCATGCCGCGCGCGTCGGCCTCCTTCCCGTGGGGAGACCTCGGATCGCGGCGCATAGCCGTCGTAATAGAGCTTATGAGGCTGGGCCGAGGGGCCGAAAAGCTCGTCGATGAGGCCGCCGGCGGCCCGGCTGGCGCGGAGGTCGTATCCAGTGAATACTGCACAAAAAAGTGCGAAAGCGGCGCCGAGGGAAATAGCGGATCGCGCACGGGCGAAACGGGCGTTGCGGCTCGCGGCCGTCTGATGACTCGGAGACATGGAACGCGCTCACGTTAAGAGAAAATTAATAATTTTCTGCGCGCAGAATAAAATAGTTCGGCTTGGGCTTCAAGCCAAATAGTCTGAAATTCAATCACTTTTGAAAGGCGCCAGCTCCTCGCGCAGCGTTCGGAGTATCTCTTCGACATAGAAGGGTTTTTCGACGATCGCCTGCTCGGGATAGGCTTCCGGCAGTCCGGCGCGGCCGCATCCCGTCGTGAAGACGAAGGGAATTTTCCGCGCGAAGATGATGTCCGCGACCGGGTCGATGCGGTCGTCTCCGATATTGACGTCGAGCAGCGCAAGGTCGAAGGCGATGGTCTGGGCCAGCCTTACCGCCTGCGGCACGGTCCGCGCCGTCCCGGCGATGACGAGGCCGAATTCGGAGAGCGTCTCTTCCAGAGCGAGCGTGATGAAAGGGTCGTCTTCGACAATCAGAACCCGGCGTCCGAGCAGAGGGTCGCCCGGCCGTTGCGTCGCATCGCTCGATGCGCCGCCAGTATGGGGATGTGGCGCGTCCGAGACAGACATGTGACGATGGTGCGGCCGTTCGCCGCGCGAGTCCAGCAATAGCGCGCGGTGGTTGCGAATCTCTCTCGACTGTTGCTTTTTGGCCGCAGTCTAGCCGCGCCGTGCGATTCCCAGCGCGCCCCAGACGGCGAGCGCCAACCACGCCAGGATCGTCGCCGAGCCGCCCATCGGCGCGGCGAAGGGAAAGAGCTTCCCGCCGAGATAGACGCGGGCGGCGAGGTCCGCCGAGAAGAGCGTCACGCCGGCCTGAAGTAGAAAGGTCGCGGCGGACAGGAACCGCGGATAGGCCGGCGCCGTCCGCGCCAGGGCGGCGAGGGCGAGGCCGGCGGCGGCGTGCAATGTCAGGAATTGGCTCGCGGTCGAGAGAAGCGGGTTGGCGTCGACATGGGCCGCGGCCGCCGCAAGGGCGACGCCGGCCGCGCCCTGAAGCGCGGCGACAGTCGCGACGATTGACGGAGTTTTCACGCCAGCGCTTTCCTTTCCGCCCTCAATAGGCGTTTTCAGCCTTGATCAGGGCGAAGGGCGTCAGAGCGAGAATATAGACGTCGAGGAAGATCGACCAGTTCTCGATGTAATAGAGGTCGCATTCGACGCGCTTCTGGATCTTTTCCGGCGTATCGGTTTCGCCGCGCCAGCCATTGATCTGCGCCCAGCCCGTGAGGCCGGGCTTGACGCGGTGGCGGGCGAAATAGCCGTCCACCACCTCGTCATAGAGATGATCCGCCGCGCGCGAGACGACGGCGTGCGGGCGCGGGCCGACAAGCGAGAGATTGCTCTTGAACACGACGTTGAAGAGCTGCGGCAGTTCGTCGAGCGAGGTCTTGCGGATGATGCGGCCGACGCGCGTAACGCGCGGATCGCCCCGCGTCACCTGCTTGGTCGCCGAGTGATCGAGCTTGTCGACATACATCGAGCGAAATTTGTAGACCTCGATATTCTCGTTGTTGAAGCCGTGACGCACCTGTTTGAAGAGAACGGGGCCGGGCGAGTCGAGCTTCACGGCGAGCGCAACGAGCGCCATGACCGGCGAGAGCAGGAGGAGGCAGATCGTCCCCACGATTTTGTCGAAGACATATTTGACGACGACGTCCCAGTCGGCGATCGGCTTGTCGAAGACGTCGATCACCGGAACGTTGCCGATATAGGAGTAAGAGCGCGGGCGGAAGCGCAGCTTGTTGGTGTGCGCCGCAAGACGAATGTCGATCGGCAGCACCCAGAGCTTGCGCAGCATTTGCAGCAGACGCCCCTCCGCGGAGATCGGCAGGGCGAAGATCACGAGATCGATGCGGGTGTGGCGCGCGAATTCGACGAGGTCGTCGATCGTGCCGAGCTTGGGGAAGCCCGCGACGACGTCGGGCGAGCGCTTGTCCGTACGGTCGTCGAAAAGCCCGAGGATCTGCAGGTCGCCGTCATTTTGCGCGGCGAGATCCCGCAGCACCGGATCGGCCAATTCGCCGCCGCCGACGATGACGGTGCGGCGGTCGAGCTTGCCCTGCCGGGTCAGCATCCGGACGATCAGGGACAAAGCCAGGCGCTCCGCCGCCAGCAGCGCGAGGCCCGTAACGTACCAGCTCAGCAGCCAGACGCGCGAGAAGGAATCGTCGAGTTTGAAGAAAAAGAGCACGATGAGCGCGGCGACGAAAACCAGCGACCAGGCCGCCGCGATCTTCAGCCCGTTGCGCATCGGAGCCCGGAACGCCGCCGTTGAATAAAGGCCGAGCGATTGCAGCGCGACGATGGCGGAGAGCGCCATGGTCGGCATGACGAGATAATAGTCGAGCGAGCGCCCCCAATTCGCCGCGACGTAAATTTCGTGGATGAACAGGCCGGCGCCCAACAGCGTCAGCAGTTCGACCAGGCGAACGAGCCCGGCGAGGACGATCGGCGAATAGGCCTTGCCCGGCGCGCCATTGCTGGCGATCTCGGCGAGGGTCGGACTGAGCGGCTTTTTTTCCGGGCCGCTCCCGTTCTTTTCAGGAGGCACGCCCTTCATGTCGCCAACGGCGAAAGCGCACATTTGCTTACTCCCGTTCCTCAGTTTGCGGCGACGGTCTGTAGCCGCACGCTTGCGAGCGCCGCGCGGTAGCCGCGCAGGACGCCCTCGTTCATCGATTGAATCGTGAAGCCCTTCCTCACGAAATCGGCCATCTCCGCCGCGAGCGCGTCGCGAGCCGCGGGACTTGTCTCGAGCGCATCGCGCATGGCGGCGGCGAGCGCGCCGGGATCGCCGGGCTCGACGAGTCGCGCCGCCTGCGCGCCGAAAATCTCCGGTATCCCGCCGACATTCGTCGCGACGACCGGCGCTTTGGCGGCGATCGCTTCGAGGACGATATAGGGAAGCGACTCGGCGCGGCTCGGCACCACGAGAATTCGCCCCTGCGCGAGCGCGGCTCGCGCCGGCATGCGATCCAGAAACGCCACGCGGCCATCGAGGCCGAGCCGCCGCGCCATGGCGCGAAACGCGCCTTCGTCCCGGCCCGAGCCGACAAGAGCGAGACGCAGATTCTTTGGCAGCGAGGCGAAGGCGCGCAGCAGGTCTTCGACGCCCTTGGAGACGCGCATCTCGCCGATGAACACGAAGTCCGCTGCGTCCGGCGCAGGGATCACGGGCGCGAATTCGCAGGGCGAGACGCCATTATGCACGACGGGCGCGAATGCGCTGGGCGGCTCGATCGTTTCGATGAAACGCCGCCGCGCATAATCGCTCTCGAAGGGTATAAGGTCCGTCACGCGGCCCATTATGCGCTCAGCGGTAAAGAAAACTCTTCCGTCGAGCGCGTCGGCGCGGAAATGGAGCGTTCCGCCATGGGGCGTGTAGACGCGGGCGAGGGGCCGCGCGGGACGCGGAAAAATCGGGACGAGACCCGGCAGCCGGGCGTAGAGGCCGCCTTTCGCGCCATGGCCGTGCACGACGTCGACCGACAATTCGCGAACCAGCGCCGCCACGCGCCAGGCGATGCGCAGATCGTCCGGATGCGGGAGCCGCCGCATGGGTAGGCGCGTGACGCCGAGGGCGAGAAAAGGCGAAAGCTCGTCGAGACTGTCGCCGGCGCAAGCTCCCCCCGTCAGGGAATCGGCGACGAGGCCGACCTGACAGCCGGCCTCGGCCTGGGCGCGCGCGAGATCGCCGACGTGACGAAACAACCCGCCGACCGGCGCGCGCATGACATGGAGGATGCGCAATCCCGAAGGCTTCGCCGCATCGTCCGTCGCGTCCTGATGGTCGACCGCGGCCAAAAACAACCTCGCTTCTTTAGAAAATCCGTTCTCGAACCGTAATCGTGTCGCCGGGGCGGACGGCCGTGTCGAGCGGCACGCGGCCGGTGACGGGATAGCCGTCGACGACGCGCGTGAGATCGACCGCGCCCTGATAGCCGCGCGGGCCGAATCCGCCGGCGATCGCGATCGCGGTGCGGGCGGTCATGGCCTCGACGAAAGGATATTGGCCGGCATTGGTGACTTCGCCCAGCACGAAGAAGGGGCGGAACGCCTCCACCTCAACGGAGACGCGCGGCTCGCGCACGAATCCGTTGCGAAGCCGCGCGGCGATCTCGCGCTCGACATCCGGCACGGTGAGGCCCTGGACCGGGACCGAGCCGATCAGCGGCATGGCGATGCGGCCGGCTCCGTCGACCGCATAGGCGTTGGAAAGGGCGTCCTGTCCGAAGACGATGACGCGAAGCCGGTCGCCCGCGGCGAGCGTATAGGGCTCGTACGCGGAAGCTGAGAAAAGCTCCGGCTTGTACGACCCGGGAGCCGCGCAACCGGTCAAGAAAGCGCCCATGGTCATCGCGATCGCCAAGGTGAGCGTCTTGCAGGCGGCCTTTTTCGAGGCGACTGGCTTCGCCATTTTTGTTCCGTGAGTTGTAGCAAATCGGTTGACCGCCATAAGGCGACGATCTGGTTTTATTGTTTCATGGTTAACAAACTTTGACCTGAACCGCTTAACCAGCCCTAAACCATAATTGCGTTATCACGCCGGGGTTGCACCTCGGAGAAGCGATGCGCGCGGATATTCCCATAGAGACGGAGGCGGTGACAAACGAAGTCGATTTGTCGCATGTCGGCCGTGCGCTGAAGAAGAAGCGCTGGTGGGTCATCGGGCCCACTCTGGTCGCGCTGGCGGGCGCGCTCGTCTTCGTCAATGTCGTCAAGCCGCGATACACCTCCGAAGCTCGCCTCCTGCTCGAAAACCAGGACGATTTCTATGCGCGCGTCGACAAGGGCGAGCGCATCGACGCCAACGGCCCCGACGCCGAGGGCGTGCAGAGCCAGATCCAGCTGCTTACCTCGCGCGATCTCGCGCGGCGCGTGATCAAGCAGCTCGGCCTTCAGGGCAACGTCGAATTCGATTCCTTGGCGAACGGAATGGGCGCGCTGACGCGCGTCATGGTCCTGCTCGGCCTGCAGCGCGATCCGACGCAGATGTCGCCGGAAGACCGCATTCTCGAGAAGTTCGGGGAAAAGCTGTCGGTGCTGTCTCCGACCAAGACCCGCGTCCTCTCGATCGAATTTTCCTCCCGCAATCCAGACCTCGCGGCGCGCGGCGCCAACGCTGTCGCGGACGCCTATATAGAGATGCAGCAGGAGGCGAAGCGCTCCATCGCGCGCACGGCGGCGCAGTCGCTGGCGACGCTTGTCTCCGATCTACATGGCCGCGTCGCGGAAGCGGAGGCGAAAGTCGAGGATTACCGCGCCAAAACGGGGCTGCTCGTCGGCGCCAACAATACCGTCATTCCGACGCAGCAGCTTGGCGAATTGAACAATCAGCTTTCGAATGCGCGCGGCGTGCAGGCCGACGCTCAGGCGAAAGCGAATATTCTGCGCGATATGCTGCGGCAGAACCGCATCGGCGAAATTCCGGACGTCGCCAACAATGAAGTGATGCGGCGCATCTTCGAGCAGCGCGTCGCCTTGCGCGCGCAATTGGCGCTCGAATCCCGCACGCTTCTTCCTCAGCATCCGCGCATCAAGGAGCTGGAAGCGCAGCTCCACGATCTCGATATGCAGTGGCGCGCCGCCGCCGAACGCACGGCGCGCACGCTGGAGAACGAGGCCCGGATCGCCTCGGTCCGCGTCGAAAATCTCACCAAGGTTCTCGACGACCAGAAACGCGTCGCCGGCGCCGCAGGCGCCGAGGAGGTGAAGCTGCGCGACCTCGAGCGGGCCGCCCGTCTCCTGAAGGATCAGCTCGAGACCGAGACCGCGAAATATCAGGAGGCGCTGGCGCGCGAGCGCGTGAAGGCGACGCCGGCCGACGCCCGCATCATCCAGCGCGGCCTCGCCCCGCAACTCCCGTCCTTTCCCAAGAAATTGCCGATCGCCGCATTCGCCACGCTTGCGACGCTGATCCTCTCGACGGGCGCGATCGTCGCCGGCGAATTGCTCACGGGCAGAGCCCGGGTCGCGCCGCCCGCGGCGCCGCTCGACGCGCCGCAGCCGGAGCCTGTTCGCATCGCGGCGCAGGAGCGCTCCGCCGCCCCGGCCGAGCGCTTGGCGGAGACGGTCGAAGCGGCGGCGCCGCCCGTCGCGCCGCCCCCGGCCCAGACCGCACCCGACGTCATCCATCGAATCGACAGCGCCCGCGCCGCGCAAAGCTGCGTGAAGGTGCTGGTGACGCCCTGCGAAAAAGACGGCAAGCCGGCGGAAACGGCGATCGCGCTCGCGCGCAATCTCGCCCGGCGCGGCCGCACGCTTCTCGCGGCGGCGGACCCCGGCGCGAGGGCTTTCGACGCGCTGGTGCATTCGCCGGGCGGCGCGCCCAAGGGCATGGCCGATCTCTCGGCGGGCGTCGCGGATTTCGCCGAAGTCATTCACCGCGACGTCGGCTCGCGTCTGCATGTGCTGCCCGGCGGGATCGCTGCGGGCGACGAGCAATACGAGCTTTCGCTCATCGTCACGGCGCTGGCGCATACTTACGATTTCATCGTCTTTGCGGCTTCGCCCGATCAGGCGCTGCGACTCGCCGCGCATGTCGATCTCGCTTTCGTCCTTGGCGGAGACGCGGCGGCGGAAGATTTGCGCGCGCGGCTCGCGCAGGAAGGCGCGGACGCGCATCTGCTCGAAGACGTCCAGGGTCTGGATGGTCTGGTCGCGGCCTGAACGCCGCCGCGCCTATCCAGCGCGCGTCGCGAGGCGCTTTGCGCGGAAATACGCGCCGGACAACGCCGGATTCTGCTTCACGCGCCGCTTGAGCTGGAGATAGGCGGAGAAGGCCGGGGCGAGCGCCATTCCGCGCGTCGACACCGGCATGATGACGTCGCACAGCTCGATCGTTTCGTCGCAGACGGCGTTCTTGTAGCGCGCTTCGCCGGCTCCAAGATCGAAATGGGTCATCCCTCGCGAAACGAGATTGCGCATCAGCGCATGCAATAGAAGATCGCCGGGCGATGAGCGCGCCAGCTCTTCATCCATCTCGAAAGAATTGAGCATTCCCGAAAAGCGCCCGCCGCGGACGATTCCCGCATAGGTCGCCGCGATGCGCCCGCCGACCGAGAGCGCATGCAATTCGAGGGCGCCGTCGCCCTTTTGATCCAGGAGCCGATCGAGGAATGCGCGAACGCGGCGCCGTTCGAACGAATCCACGACGCCCATATCGGAGAAGCGCGCGGTTTTCTGCCTGATCAGGGTCTCGATGACGTCGAGGGCGCGCGTCCCCGCGACGCCGTGCTCATAGGATAGCGCGCCCATTTCCGCGAGGCGGGCTTCCTTTTTCTTCAACTTTTTCCGGGCGTCTTTCGACAGGCGCGCGGCGAGTTCCTCGACCCGCGCGGGAAGCGTCGTCCCGTAGGCGAAACTGGCGCTCGGGCGCGCGTCGGGAAAGGCGAGGGGGTTGTCGAATGCGTCGAAGCGGCGCGGCTGATTGCGCAAATAAATGAGATCAGGAACGGATTGCGCGGCGCGCGCGGCTTTGAGGAGCAGCGCCCGCAAACCGGCCCCATCGTAGCGCGCGCCCGGGGCGAGGAGGGGAAGATTGAAATTGCTTTCCCGTCCGCCGAGAAACTGCGCGATGTCGCAGCCGGCCCGGGTCTGGACGCATAGCGGCAGAAGCGCGCGCGGGCGCCCCAGATGGTCGCGTTCGACGATGATGAAGGGCCGCACGCCTTCGGCCCGGCCGATCGTTTCGAACCAGGCGGAGGCGAAGGAATATGTCTGATAAGGGCTGATCGCCGCGCGTTCGGACAGTTCGAGCCACAAGTCCCGCGCGTCCGACAGACGCGGGAACGCGTCGGTCGTCGCTCGGACAGGAATTTCTGTCAGAACCGGCAAAACTCATCCTCCAGGCTTTCGAGCGTCCCGCCGGGAGGGCCCAACCTCCGTATCCCGTAAGCCTCGCGCCTAAATCTCCCACGAGCTGCATAACAGATAGTTAGAAACTTGATCTTAAATCCTGGAAGGGTTTCGAGCGCGTATTTCGGGGGTTCCATGGCAAGTTGGCGGGAGCGGGCGATCGGCGCCGGCATGCGGCTCTTTCAGGCGAGCGGCGCGCATCGGCTCGCCGCTCCCTTCACGCGCGGCCTTGGCGCGATCCTCATGTTCCACCGCGTCAGGCCGAATCCCGGCGAAGCTTTCGCGCCGAATGCGGGCCTGGAGATTACGCCGGATTTTCTCGACAATCTTCTCGGGCATTTGCGCGCTCGCGGCTACGAAATCCTCTCGCTCGACGCCGCGCTCGGGCGCCTTCGCGGGGAAGAGTCGACGGGGCGGCCCTTCGTCGCGCTCACTTTCGACGACGGCTATCGCGACCTCGTGGAACATGCGCTCCCCATACTGGAGCGGCGGCGCGCGCCCTTCACGGCCTATGTGACGGCCGGCTTCGCTGATCGCGCCGCGCGGCTCTGGTGGCTCGAAATGGAACAGGCGATGCGACGCCTTTCCCGGGTAGAGATCGACGTCGGCGGCCGGCGCATCATGCGCGACTGCGCAACGGCGGCCGAGAAGAGCGCGGCCTTCGGGGAAATCTATTGGGCCATACGCGACGGCGGCGAAGCGCAATTGCTGGAGGTCGCAGCGGCGCTCACGGCGCAGGCGGGCGTCGACTCCCAAGCCCTGACGGCCGAGGCCTGCCTCGACTGGGGGGCGATCGCAGGGCTGGCGCGCCATGAACTTGCGACGATCGGCGCGCACTCGCTCACCCATCCGCGCCTCGCCAAGCTCGACGAGGGCGCCGCTCGTCGCGAGATGGCGGAAAGCCGCGACCGTATCGCACAGGAGACGGGCGTGACGCCGACGCATTTCTGCTATCCCGTCGGAGACGCGACCTCGGCCGGCGCGCGCGAATTCCGGCTTGCGGCGACGCTCGGTTTCGAGAGCGCCGTCACAACGCGGCCGGGGATGATTTTCCCCGAGCATCGCCGCCATTTGCATGCGCTTCCCCGCCTCTCTGTGAACGGCAAACATCAAAGCCTCGCGGCGCTCGACGTGCTCTTGAGCGGCGCGCCCTTCGCCCTGATGAATCGCGGCCGTCGCGTCGCGGCGTGACCTGAAGGAGAACGGCGATCAGTTTCGATCCCTTCGAAGCCTCCTGGCGGGAGGTCGAGCTTGGCGAATCGCGCGGCGTGCTGCTCCCGGCGATGGCGGCCGGACTGATCTCCGCGGGCCTGACCCTCGGCGTCTTTCTCGCGCTGCACGTCACGGTCCCGGCCGACCTCGAGCAGCTCTCCGCGACGGACGCCGCCATGCGCCATTACGCGGAGGCGGGCTATTTTCCGCTCCAGGCGGCGGCGGAGGCGGATGGACGCCACGCCCTTTCGGCCGGCGCGGCCTTCCAGACCTTTGGCGGCCTCTTCATCATGTTCATGTCGGCCGCCTATGGCGGCTGGCGCGGCGTCACAAATCCGCGCGCACGCGGATGGACCAATGCTTTCTGGATGACGAGCGTCACCGCGATCTGCCTGTTGCTCTGGGCTTTCCACGGACTGACCTTGCAAAAGCTCGACTATCTGATCGGTGCGGACGGGCTCGGCGCCCGCGCGCTGCCCGCCGTCGTGCTTCTCAAGCGCGGCCTCTACGCCGCAGGCCTCGCTTCCTTCCTCTGCCTCTTCGCGCATGACATGGGCTATCGCCTCCGCGAAGCCCTGGTCGATTTCGGCGTGATCGGGGAGGACGAGGAACGCACAAGTCGGGAAAAGCCGCGGCCCTTCAAAAGCAAAGGCTGGTCGCGCCGCATCACGGACGATCTGGATCCGCCCGGAGCGGAGGAGGGCGGCTTCGGCCATCGCGGGGCTGCGCCGCCATGGGGCGCGCCGTCGAGCGAGGAGGCCCGCGCCCGCGCGACGCTCGGCGTCGGCTCCAATGCGTCGAGACGCGAAATCGAGCGCGCCTATCGCTCGCAGATGAAGCGGGCGCATCCCGACCATGGGGGCTCGGTGGAGCGCGCCGCCGCCCTCAACGCCGCTCGCGACATGCTGCTCGGCAAATGACGGGCTGAAACTCGACCATTCGCCTGACCCCTTGAAACCCCTAGCAAAGCTGGGGCAGAGCGCCTATTTTTGACAGAAATCAGACAAAGCGGAGCGGGATCGATGAGCCTGATGGGCTATCTTATTTGCGGGGCGATCG
The nucleotide sequence above comes from Methylocystis parvus OBBP. Encoded proteins:
- a CDS encoding response regulator encodes the protein MSVSDAPHPHTGGASSDATQRPGDPLLGRRVLIVEDDPFITLALEETLSEFGLVIAGTARTVPQAVRLAQTIAFDLALLDVNIGDDRIDPVADIIFARKIPFVFTTGCGRAGLPEAYPEQAIVEKPFYVEEILRTLREELAPFKSD
- a CDS encoding polysaccharide biosynthesis/export family protein; the protein is MTMGAFLTGCAAPGSYKPELFSASAYEPYTLAAGDRLRVIVFGQDALSNAYAVDGAGRIAMPLIGSVPVQGLTVPDVEREIAARLRNGFVREPRVSVEVEAFRPFFVLGEVTNAGQYPFVEAMTARTAIAIAGGFGPRGYQGAVDLTRVVDGYPVTGRVPLDTAVRPGDTITVRERIF
- a CDS encoding polysaccharide deacetylase family protein, coding for MASWRERAIGAGMRLFQASGAHRLAAPFTRGLGAILMFHRVRPNPGEAFAPNAGLEITPDFLDNLLGHLRARGYEILSLDAALGRLRGEESTGRPFVALTFDDGYRDLVEHALPILERRRAPFTAYVTAGFADRAARLWWLEMEQAMRRLSRVEIDVGGRRIMRDCATAAEKSAAFGEIYWAIRDGGEAQLLEVAAALTAQAGVDSQALTAEACLDWGAIAGLARHELATIGAHSLTHPRLAKLDEGAARREMAESRDRIAQETGVTPTHFCYPVGDATSAGAREFRLAATLGFESAVTTRPGMIFPEHRRHLHALPRLSVNGKHQSLAALDVLLSGAPFALMNRGRRVAA
- a CDS encoding glycosyltransferase, translating into MFLAAVDHQDATDDAAKPSGLRILHVMRAPVGGLFRHVGDLARAQAEAGCQVGLVADSLTGGACAGDSLDELSPFLALGVTRLPMRRLPHPDDLRIAWRVAALVRELSVDVVHGHGAKGGLYARLPGLVPIFPRPARPLARVYTPHGGTLHFRADALDGRVFFTAERIMGRVTDLIPFESDYARRRFIETIEPPSAFAPVVHNGVSPCEFAPVIPAPDAADFVFIGEMRVSKGVEDLLRAFASLPKNLRLALVGSGRDEGAFRAMARRLGLDGRVAFLDRMPARAALAQGRILVVPSRAESLPYIVLEAIAAKAPVVATNVGGIPEIFGAQAARLVEPGDPGALAAAMRDALETSPAARDALAAEMADFVRKGFTIQSMNEGVLRGYRAALASVRLQTVAAN
- a CDS encoding DUF423 domain-containing protein; this encodes MKTPSIVATVAALQGAAGVALAAAAAHVDANPLLSTASQFLTLHAAAGLALAALARTAPAYPRFLSAATFLLQAGVTLFSADLAARVYLGGKLFPFAAPMGGSATILAWLALAVWGALGIARRG
- a CDS encoding DUF2865 domain-containing protein, whose product is MSPSHQTAASRNARFARARSAISLGAAFALFCAVFTGYDLRASRAAGGLIDELFGPSAQPHKLYYDGYAPRSEVSPREGGRRARHARKARAHYAQARRQLVERRKFALARRAAPVEQRRGGAVEALSPTRNASFKVAASSGAVGGVSRRAVCVRACDGYYFPALAVSRASQLAAQQASCEKLCPGAQSTLFVFPEGSDKVDEAKAAKSGETYAALLARLDLNDSRAKSCSCQTEATAAAATRALLTDSTLRPGDSVVTPQGVRIVRRGSRFPFKETDFLSLAESGNVPLSNKSALYAIEKALKTPQGRLAVMNGERRHGGRPKSTL
- a CDS encoding GumC family protein: MRADIPIETEAVTNEVDLSHVGRALKKKRWWVIGPTLVALAGALVFVNVVKPRYTSEARLLLENQDDFYARVDKGERIDANGPDAEGVQSQIQLLTSRDLARRVIKQLGLQGNVEFDSLANGMGALTRVMVLLGLQRDPTQMSPEDRILEKFGEKLSVLSPTKTRVLSIEFSSRNPDLAARGANAVADAYIEMQQEAKRSIARTAAQSLATLVSDLHGRVAEAEAKVEDYRAKTGLLVGANNTVIPTQQLGELNNQLSNARGVQADAQAKANILRDMLRQNRIGEIPDVANNEVMRRIFEQRVALRAQLALESRTLLPQHPRIKELEAQLHDLDMQWRAAAERTARTLENEARIASVRVENLTKVLDDQKRVAGAAGAEEVKLRDLERAARLLKDQLETETAKYQEALARERVKATPADARIIQRGLAPQLPSFPKKLPIAAFATLATLILSTGAIVAGELLTGRARVAPPAAPLDAPQPEPVRIAAQERSAAPAERLAETVEAAAPPVAPPPAQTAPDVIHRIDSARAAQSCVKVLVTPCEKDGKPAETAIALARNLARRGRTLLAAADPGARAFDALVHSPGGAPKGMADLSAGVADFAEVIHRDVGSRLHVLPGGIAAGDEQYELSLIVTALAHTYDFIVFAASPDQALRLAAHVDLAFVLGGDAAAEDLRARLAQEGADAHLLEDVQGLDGLVAA
- a CDS encoding J domain-containing protein → MLLPAMAAGLISAGLTLGVFLALHVTVPADLEQLSATDAAMRHYAEAGYFPLQAAAEADGRHALSAGAAFQTFGGLFIMFMSAAYGGWRGVTNPRARGWTNAFWMTSVTAICLLLWAFHGLTLQKLDYLIGADGLGARALPAVVLLKRGLYAAGLASFLCLFAHDMGYRLREALVDFGVIGEDEERTSREKPRPFKSKGWSRRITDDLDPPGAEEGGFGHRGAAPPWGAPSSEEARARATLGVGSNASRREIERAYRSQMKRAHPDHGGSVERAAALNAARDMLLGK
- a CDS encoding GNAT family N-acetyltransferase, which translates into the protein MPVLTEIPVRATTDAFPRLSDARDLWLELSERAAISPYQTYSFASAWFETIGRAEGVRPFIIVERDHLGRPRALLPLCVQTRAGCDIAQFLGGRESNFNLPLLAPGARYDGAGLRALLLKAARAAQSVPDLIYLRNQPRRFDAFDNPLAFPDARPSASFAYGTTLPARVEELAARLSKDARKKLKKKEARLAEMGALSYEHGVAGTRALDVIETLIRQKTARFSDMGVVDSFERRRVRAFLDRLLDQKGDGALELHALSVGGRIAATYAGIVRGGRFSGMLNSFEMDEELARSSPGDLLLHALMRNLVSRGMTHFDLGAGEARYKNAVCDETIELCDVIMPVSTRGMALAPAFSAYLQLKRRVKQNPALSGAYFRAKRLATRAG
- a CDS encoding undecaprenyl-phosphate glucose phosphotransferase, whose translation is MCAFAVGDMKGVPPEKNGSGPEKKPLSPTLAEIASNGAPGKAYSPIVLAGLVRLVELLTLLGAGLFIHEIYVAANWGRSLDYYLVMPTMALSAIVALQSLGLYSTAAFRAPMRNGLKIAAAWSLVFVAALIVLFFFKLDDSFSRVWLLSWYVTGLALLAAERLALSLIVRMLTRQGKLDRRTVIVGGGELADPVLRDLAAQNDGDLQILGLFDDRTDKRSPDVVAGFPKLGTIDDLVEFARHTRIDLVIFALPISAEGRLLQMLRKLWVLPIDIRLAAHTNKLRFRPRSYSYIGNVPVIDVFDKPIADWDVVVKYVFDKIVGTICLLLLSPVMALVALAVKLDSPGPVLFKQVRHGFNNENIEVYKFRSMYVDKLDHSATKQVTRGDPRVTRVGRIIRKTSLDELPQLFNVVFKSNLSLVGPRPHAVVSRAADHLYDEVVDGYFARHRVKPGLTGWAQINGWRGETDTPEKIQKRVECDLYYIENWSIFLDVYILALTPFALIKAENAY